The Ferrovibrio sp. MS7 sequence AGCCCCGGCATCCTGATCGACCTCAACGGCCTCACCGACCTGGGCGGCATCACCGAAACCGCCACCCATCTGGTGATCGGCGCCATGACCCGCCATGTGGCGGTGGAAACCTCCGCCCTGGTGGCACGCCATGCGCCGCTGGTTTCCGCTGCCATGCCGCATATCGCCCATTCGGCGATCCGCAACCGTGGCACCATCGGCGGCAGCCTCTGCTTCGCCGATCCGGCCGCAGAACTGCCGGCCTGCATGGTGGCGCTGCGCGCCACTTTCGTCGTGCAGGGCAGGGGCAGCGAACGCCGCGTCGCTGCGGCCGATTTCTTCCATGGCCTGTTCACGACCGCGCTGCAGCCCGGTGAAATCCTGCGCACCATCGAGATCCCGAAAGCCGCTGCCGATCACCGCTGCGCCTTCAACGAACTGGCACGGCGCCATGGCGATTATGCCGTGGTCGGTCTGGCCGCCGCCGCTGAAGCTGATTGGCTGAACCTGGTCTATTTCGCCGTGGGCGACCGTCCGATCAGCACGCCCAAGGCTGCTGCGGCGCTGCTGCGCGGCGATGTCGATGGCGCGGTGGCTGCCCTGCAAGGCGAACTTGAGCCCGATGGCGACCTCAATGCCCGCCCTGAAACCAAGCGGCATCTGGCCGGCGTGCTGTTGCGCCGCGCCGCCGCAGCCTTAAGCAAGGCATGAGCATGGATCAGCACGACATCACCTTGACCGTGAATGGCCAGCGCGTGCAGCGTCGCGTGGCAGCGCGCATGCATCTGGTGGATTTCCTGCGCATCGAACTCGGTCTTACCGGTTCGCATCTCGGCTGCGAACATGGCGTCTGCGGCGCCTGCACCATTCGCGTCGATGGCGTCGCGCTGCGCGGCTGCCTGCTGCTGGCGGCGCAGGCCGATGGCTGCAGCATCGAGACCATCGAGGGCCTGAGCGACAGCGGCGCCATTGCCGACCTGCAGGATTCGTTTCACCGCCACAATGCCTTGCAATGTGGCTTCTGCACGCCCGGCATGCTGGCCTCGGCGGCCGAACTGCTGGAACGCTGCCCTGATCCAAGCCGCGAACAGGTGCGCGAGCATATGTCAGGCAATTACTGCCGCTGCACCGGTTATCACGCCATTGTCGATGCTATTGTTGATGTCGCCGAGCAGCGGCGCAAGGGAGGCGCCGCATGAGCAGCGAACCGCTTTCCATCTTCGACCGGCCGAACAGCTATATAGGCCGCACCGTGCCGCGTCCGAATGCCAAGAAGCTGCTGCAGGGCCGTGGCACCTTCATCGACGATATCGTGCTGCCGCGCATGCTGCATGTGGTGTTCGTACGCAGCCCGCATGCCCATGCCCGGATCAAGGAGATCGACCGCGCCGCTGCCCAGGCCATGCCGGGCGTGGTGGCGGTGGTCACCGGCGCCGAGTTGGCTAAGGTCATCACGCCCTGGGTCGGCGTGTTGACGCATCTGAAGGGCCTGAAATCGGCGCCGCAGCATGCCATCGCGATTGACCGCGCCTGCTGGCAGGGCGAGGCGGTGGCCGCCGTGGTAGCGGAAACCCGCGCCCAGGCCGAGGATGCCGCCGAGCATGTCTTCGTCGACTGGGAGGAACTGCCCGCTGCCGTCGATATGGAAAAGGCGTTGGATGCCGATGGCGTGGTGATCCACCCTGAACTCGGCGACAACCTGGCTTTCCGCCGCGAACTGACCGTTGGCGACCCCGATGCCGCCTTTGCTGCCGCGCATCTGGTGGTGGAGGAAACCTTCCATACCGGCCGTCATACCGGTGTTTGCCTTGAGCCGCGCGCCATCCTGGCGGATTTCCAGCCCGGCGAGGGCAAGCTGGTTGCCTACCACGCGACGCAAGCGCCGCACATGATCCAGAATCTGCTCGCCAAGCACCTCAGCCTGGACGAAGCGGATGTGCGAGTGATCTGCAAGGATATCGGCGGTTCTTTCGGCATCAAGGTGCATGTCTATGCCGACGAGATGGCGACCGCTGCGCTGGCGGTGCTGCTGAAGCGGCCGGTGAAGTTCATCGCCGACCGGCTGGAATCCTTCGTCACCGACATTCATGCCCGGGATCACCGCATCAAGGGCCGCATCGCGGTATCCAAGGAGGGCGACATCCTGGCCTTCGAGATCGATGACCGCACCGGCATCGGTCCTTATTCGGTTTATCCGCGCACTAGCGCCATCGAGGCCAATCA is a genomic window containing:
- a CDS encoding FAD binding domain-containing protein, which translates into the protein MKAPSFGYVKARDLGQVFDLLEQHGDDARLLAGGQSLMPSLNLRLSSPGILIDLNGLTDLGGITETATHLVIGAMTRHVAVETSALVARHAPLVSAAMPHIAHSAIRNRGTIGGSLCFADPAAELPACMVALRATFVVQGRGSERRVAAADFFHGLFTTALQPGEILRTIEIPKAAADHRCAFNELARRHGDYAVVGLAAAAEADWLNLVYFAVGDRPISTPKAAAALLRGDVDGAVAALQGELEPDGDLNARPETKRHLAGVLLRRAAAALSKA
- a CDS encoding (2Fe-2S)-binding protein, yielding MSMDQHDITLTVNGQRVQRRVAARMHLVDFLRIELGLTGSHLGCEHGVCGACTIRVDGVALRGCLLLAAQADGCSIETIEGLSDSGAIADLQDSFHRHNALQCGFCTPGMLASAAELLERCPDPSREQVREHMSGNYCRCTGYHAIVDAIVDVAEQRRKGGAA